Proteins encoded by one window of Azospirillum brasilense:
- a CDS encoding adenylate/guanylate cyclase domain-containing protein, which produces MGLAAVVGVSAAALGLTRLVPPLRSADESFRDLAIAYFTPSAPQHPGIVLVTLGEDLFATLACRSPVDRGFLADLVGTLEAAGVRAIGLDILFDQPTLPALDERLRQRIQRATVPVVAITALGDTPLTEEQRRYLGRFLDGIPHGHANLAKDRLDGTVRWHVPRGPDGLPSFPARMAQVAGGTARGEVPAEPFRIDWHARPSPDAPPFPTYPADMVGMLPRGWLAGRIAVVGTVLVGVDQHRTPLSVAGLSTPGVEIQAHALAQILDGRTSRDLSDAWVVALVLALSAAGVALALAGWPVWLLVPASLLGLLGLWAAALALFAQGGPLVAMMAPSAAWLGGIAAMTAHLSLKERADRRSLMQLFANHVSQPVADEIWRERATFLAGGRPRPQELTATVFFSDIEGFTTVCEALEPEPLILWLEGYLDAMVRVVAAHDGIVLRFIGDAILAVFGAPVARTTQAEIDADAERAVRCAIQMGRELRELNKRWQAEGLPAIGIRVGIHTGPLVAGSLGGLRHMEYSLLGDTANTAARLEALGKTVSMRSSPHCRIVIGEPTWTAVQGTVAGLPVGEMALKGKRKAVRAWLVLDREGEEVRPAAEAGE; this is translated from the coding sequence GTGGGGTTGGCCGCGGTGGTCGGCGTGTCGGCGGCGGCGCTGGGGCTGACCCGGCTGGTGCCGCCCCTGCGCTCCGCCGACGAGAGCTTCCGCGACCTCGCCATCGCCTACTTCACGCCGTCCGCCCCGCAGCATCCCGGCATCGTGCTGGTCACGCTGGGGGAGGACCTGTTCGCCACGCTGGCCTGCCGGTCGCCGGTCGACCGCGGCTTCCTCGCCGATCTGGTGGGGACGCTGGAGGCGGCCGGGGTGCGGGCGATCGGGCTGGACATCCTGTTCGACCAGCCGACCCTGCCGGCGCTCGACGAGCGGCTGCGCCAGCGCATCCAGCGCGCCACGGTGCCGGTGGTCGCCATCACGGCGCTCGGCGACACGCCGCTGACCGAGGAGCAGCGGCGCTACCTCGGGCGGTTCCTCGACGGCATCCCGCACGGCCACGCCAACCTCGCCAAGGACCGGCTGGACGGCACGGTGCGCTGGCATGTGCCGCGCGGTCCGGACGGGCTGCCCAGCTTCCCGGCGCGGATGGCCCAGGTCGCCGGAGGGACGGCAAGGGGGGAGGTCCCGGCGGAGCCCTTCCGCATCGACTGGCACGCCCGCCCGTCGCCGGATGCGCCGCCCTTCCCGACCTATCCGGCGGACATGGTGGGGATGCTGCCGCGCGGCTGGCTGGCCGGGCGGATCGCCGTGGTCGGCACCGTCCTGGTCGGGGTGGACCAGCACCGCACGCCGCTGTCGGTCGCCGGTCTGTCCACGCCGGGGGTCGAGATCCAGGCCCACGCGCTGGCCCAGATCCTCGACGGACGGACCAGCCGCGACCTGTCCGACGCCTGGGTCGTCGCGCTGGTTCTGGCGCTGAGCGCCGCGGGGGTGGCGCTGGCCTTGGCCGGCTGGCCGGTGTGGTTGCTGGTGCCGGCCAGCCTGCTCGGGCTGCTGGGGCTGTGGGCGGCGGCGCTGGCGCTGTTCGCCCAGGGCGGGCCGCTGGTGGCGATGATGGCGCCCTCGGCGGCGTGGCTGGGTGGCATCGCGGCGATGACCGCGCATCTGTCGCTGAAGGAGCGCGCCGACCGCCGCAGCCTGATGCAGCTGTTCGCCAACCACGTCTCCCAGCCCGTCGCCGACGAGATCTGGCGGGAGCGCGCGACCTTCCTGGCCGGCGGACGCCCCCGCCCCCAGGAGCTGACCGCCACCGTCTTCTTCTCCGACATCGAGGGCTTCACCACCGTCTGCGAAGCGCTGGAGCCGGAACCGCTGATCCTCTGGCTGGAGGGTTATCTCGACGCCATGGTGCGGGTGGTGGCCGCGCATGACGGGATCGTTCTGCGCTTCATCGGCGACGCCATCCTGGCGGTCTTCGGCGCCCCCGTCGCCCGCACCACCCAGGCGGAGATCGACGCCGACGCCGAGCGCGCCGTGCGCTGCGCCATCCAGATGGGGCGGGAGCTTCGGGAGCTGAACAAGCGCTGGCAGGCGGAGGGGTTGCCGGCCATCGGCATCCGCGTCGGCATCCACACGGGGCCGCTGGTGGCGGGCAGCCTGGGCGGGTTGCGGCACATGGAATATTCGCTGCTCGGCGACACCGCCAACACGGCGGCCCGGCTGGAGGCGCTGGGCAAGACGGTGAGCATGCGCTCCTCCCCCCATTGCCGGATCGTCATCGGGGAACCCACCTGGACGGCGGTGCAGGGCACGGTGGCCGGGCTGCCGGTCGGCGAGATGGCGCTGAAGGGCAAGCGCAAGGCGGTCCGCGCCTGGCTGGTCCTCGACCGGGAGGGGGAGGAGGTGCGGCCCGCGGCGGAGGCCGGGGAGTGA
- a CDS encoding Crp/Fnr family transcriptional regulator, with amino-acid sequence MTTVRIAFDKELVLSGHFLLKHLEKPELQRLAASARLAYFRPGAVIFQKGDPGDSMMAVIRGRVKICSHSTDGKELVLNIINKGGLFGEIALLDGEPRTADAVALEETDLLVLDRSKFVPLLNERPAVALQLITVLCKRLRQTSEHLEDTLFLEASSRFARALMRLADVFGKPAPGGLKLDIKLSQQQLGCLVGVSRESINKLLGEWQRNGVIAVESGRITLLDRNALEEIAEANG; translated from the coding sequence ATGACGACGGTGCGGATCGCGTTCGACAAGGAACTGGTGCTGTCCGGGCATTTCCTGCTGAAGCATCTGGAGAAGCCGGAGTTGCAACGCCTCGCCGCCAGCGCCCGGCTGGCCTATTTCCGGCCCGGCGCGGTCATCTTCCAGAAGGGCGACCCCGGCGACAGCATGATGGCGGTCATCCGCGGGCGGGTGAAGATCTGCTCCCACTCCACCGACGGCAAGGAGCTGGTGCTGAACATCATCAACAAGGGCGGCCTGTTCGGCGAGATCGCCCTGCTCGACGGCGAGCCGCGGACCGCCGACGCCGTGGCGCTGGAGGAGACCGACCTGCTGGTGCTCGACCGCTCCAAGTTCGTGCCGCTGCTCAACGAGCGCCCGGCGGTGGCGCTGCAACTCATCACGGTGCTGTGCAAGCGCCTGCGCCAGACCAGCGAGCATCTGGAGGACACGCTGTTCCTGGAGGCGTCGTCGCGCTTCGCCCGCGCGCTGATGCGTCTCGCCGACGTGTTCGGCAAGCCGGCGCCGGGCGGGCTGAAGCTGGACATCAAGCTGTCGCAGCAACAGCTTGGATGCTTGGTTGGCGTCTCGCGGGAAAGCATCAACAAGCTGCTTGGCGAATGGCAGCGCAACGGCGTGATCGCCGTGGAATCCGGGCGGATCACCCTGCTCGACCGTAACGCGCTGGAGGAGATCGCCGAGGCGAATGGGTAG
- a CDS encoding SUMF1/EgtB/PvdO family nonheme iron enzyme — MFDGPSTQHRLGRDLWSLAFVLLLLGLLGWAPGASAQSAPPQSPPPQASQSPEKRIALVVGIGKYEFAPELQNPVNDAKAIAEALRKLQFDVDEKFDMDNRGFERALRDFGIRASQADVAVIFYAGHGIQVGGNNYIVPADARLERERDLVYEAMPLNLMLGELSQARKLGILMLDSCRNNPFVDRLKQAGQNRIQVNYGFARVDDTPSDTLVAMATRADQLAEDGQSDHSPYTDALLQHLQTPGLELSLFFRNVRDTVRQATNGRQEPYIFGSLGAAPFYFNPRPPNRPPVLGEIRPLELSDRADAEPLRIGRPTDPDDDQLFAQISGLPRGGSVRIGDRTVLIGDYLTVEQLAATSFKPDATMVGDAGRLDFAIMDGRGGVVRGGVAITIKPSNRPPVVAGARTVRALPNLLAIEPPADPDGDPLTITVTAVPDRGKVRDGATLVRPGDRLPAEGLTRLTFDPEQERAGAAGAFTYQVEDGKGGKATGTVALEIAPPGATPAAPVLEESLWQMVKGSREPADFEAFLRLFGNGAYAKPAREKLGALAPAAKPPEVASARPPPPTQPAPPPASPPAPAPVVEAAAPTPPAPTPPAPPQPAPAPEQVAAAPPSGNGNSAVRNHSKSASFQDCPDCPVMVRIAPGSFSMGSDQGDRSERPVHKVTIVKPFALGAYEVTVAEWRACVEGGGCTGGMPRMTKPTDNTPIHNISWLEAQAYAKWLSQKTGQRYRLPSEAEWEYAARGGTTGRYWWDGQTGTLANCKDCGGAQERLTPASVGSYKPNPFGLHDMNGGVAEWVADCWHADYAGAPTDGSAWTSANCRERVLRGGSWRGGLADITDTARLFYDPDVRYLNNGMRVLRELN; from the coding sequence ATGTTCGACGGACCCTCGACGCAGCATCGTTTGGGCAGGGACCTCTGGTCGCTCGCCTTCGTCCTGCTGTTGCTGGGCCTTCTCGGCTGGGCACCAGGGGCGTCAGCCCAATCCGCTCCCCCTCAATCTCCGCCGCCCCAGGCCTCCCAATCACCGGAGAAGCGCATCGCGCTGGTCGTCGGCATCGGCAAGTACGAGTTCGCGCCCGAACTCCAGAACCCTGTCAACGACGCCAAGGCCATCGCCGAGGCCCTGCGCAAGCTGCAGTTCGACGTGGACGAGAAGTTCGACATGGACAACCGCGGCTTCGAGCGGGCGTTGCGCGACTTTGGCATCCGCGCCTCGCAGGCCGACGTGGCGGTGATCTTCTACGCCGGGCACGGCATCCAGGTGGGCGGCAACAACTACATCGTCCCGGCCGACGCCAGGCTGGAGCGCGAGCGCGACCTCGTCTACGAGGCGATGCCGCTGAACCTGATGCTGGGCGAGCTGTCGCAGGCGCGCAAGCTGGGCATCCTGATGCTCGATTCCTGCCGCAACAACCCCTTCGTGGACCGGCTGAAGCAGGCCGGGCAGAACCGCATCCAGGTCAATTACGGCTTCGCCCGCGTCGACGATACGCCGAGCGACACGCTGGTCGCCATGGCCACCCGCGCCGACCAGCTGGCCGAGGACGGGCAGAGCGACCACAGCCCCTACACGGACGCGCTGCTCCAGCATCTCCAGACGCCAGGGCTGGAGTTGAGCCTGTTCTTCCGCAACGTGCGCGACACCGTGCGGCAGGCGACCAACGGGCGGCAGGAGCCCTACATCTTCGGCTCGCTGGGGGCTGCACCCTTCTACTTCAACCCGCGCCCGCCCAACCGCCCGCCGGTGCTCGGCGAGATCCGTCCGCTGGAGCTGTCCGACCGCGCCGACGCCGAGCCGCTGCGCATCGGGCGCCCGACCGATCCGGACGACGACCAGCTCTTCGCCCAGATCTCCGGCCTGCCGCGCGGCGGCAGCGTGCGCATCGGCGACCGTACCGTGCTGATCGGCGACTACCTGACCGTCGAGCAACTCGCCGCCACCAGCTTCAAGCCGGACGCGACGATGGTGGGGGACGCCGGGCGCTTGGACTTCGCGATCATGGACGGGCGCGGCGGCGTGGTGCGGGGCGGGGTGGCGATCACCATCAAGCCCAGCAACCGCCCGCCGGTCGTCGCCGGGGCGCGCACCGTCCGCGCCCTGCCGAACCTCCTGGCCATCGAGCCGCCGGCGGACCCCGACGGCGACCCGCTGACCATCACCGTCACCGCCGTGCCCGACCGCGGCAAGGTGCGCGACGGCGCCACCCTGGTCCGTCCCGGCGACCGCCTGCCGGCCGAGGGGCTGACCCGGCTGACCTTCGACCCGGAGCAGGAGCGGGCCGGGGCCGCCGGCGCCTTCACCTATCAGGTGGAGGACGGCAAGGGCGGCAAGGCGACCGGCACCGTGGCGCTGGAAATCGCCCCGCCGGGCGCCACCCCGGCGGCGCCGGTGCTGGAGGAATCGCTGTGGCAGATGGTCAAGGGCAGCCGCGAGCCCGCCGACTTCGAGGCCTTCCTGCGGCTGTTCGGCAACGGTGCCTACGCCAAGCCGGCACGGGAGAAGCTGGGCGCGCTGGCCCCTGCCGCCAAGCCGCCGGAGGTCGCGTCGGCTCGGCCGCCGCCACCGACCCAACCGGCTCCTCCTCCGGCTTCGCCCCCGGCCCCCGCTCCGGTCGTCGAGGCTGCGGCACCGACTCCACCGGCACCGACTCCACCGGCACCGCCGCAGCCGGCCCCGGCGCCGGAACAGGTGGCCGCGGCGCCCCCGAGCGGCAACGGGAACAGCGCGGTGCGCAACCACAGCAAGTCGGCCAGCTTCCAGGATTGCCCGGACTGCCCGGTGATGGTGCGCATCGCGCCCGGCAGCTTTAGCATGGGCAGCGACCAGGGCGACCGCTCGGAGCGTCCGGTGCACAAGGTGACCATCGTCAAGCCCTTCGCGCTCGGCGCCTACGAGGTGACGGTGGCCGAGTGGCGCGCCTGCGTCGAGGGCGGCGGCTGCACCGGCGGCATGCCGCGCATGACCAAGCCCACCGACAACACCCCGATCCACAACATCTCCTGGCTGGAAGCCCAGGCCTACGCGAAGTGGTTGAGCCAGAAGACCGGCCAGCGCTACCGCCTGCCGTCCGAGGCGGAGTGGGAATACGCGGCGCGCGGCGGCACGACCGGCCGCTACTGGTGGGACGGGCAGACGGGGACGCTCGCCAACTGCAAGGACTGCGGCGGCGCGCAGGAACGGCTGACCCCGGCCTCGGTCGGCAGTTACAAGCCGAATCCCTTCGGGCTGCACGACATGAACGGCGGCGTGGCGGAGTGGGTCGCCGACTGCTGGCACGCGGACTATGCGGGCGCGCCGACGGACGGCAGCGCCTGGACGTCCGCCAACTGCCGGGAGCGCGTGTTGCGCGGCGGGTCCTGGCGGGGCGGTTTGGCTGACATCACCGACACGGCGCGCCTGTTCTACGATCCCGACGTGCGGTATCTGAACAACGGGATGAGGGTGCTGCGGGAGTTAAATTGA
- a CDS encoding SDR family NAD(P)-dependent oxidoreductase produces the protein MTLTLTNRTALVTGASSGLGRHFAGVLAAAGARVALAARRRESLDAAVAEIEAAGGQAIAVPLDVTDAASVRNGVREAAGALGGLDILVNNAGATVAKPALDYAEEEWDRVIDTNLKGAFLTAQETARVMREQGRGGSIVNIASILGLRVAGHVVAYTASKAGLVQMTQALALEWARYGIRVNALAPGYMETDLNRDFLATDAGQALIRRVPQRRLGRLADLDGPLLLLCSDASAYMTGAVVPVDGGHLVSSL, from the coding sequence ATGACCCTCACCCTCACCAACCGTACCGCCCTGGTCACCGGGGCCTCTTCCGGCCTGGGCCGTCACTTCGCGGGCGTGCTGGCCGCGGCGGGCGCCCGCGTCGCGCTGGCGGCAAGGCGGCGCGAGAGCCTGGACGCCGCCGTCGCGGAGATCGAAGCGGCGGGCGGGCAGGCCATCGCCGTGCCGCTCGACGTCACCGACGCCGCCTCCGTCCGCAACGGCGTCCGCGAGGCGGCGGGCGCGCTCGGCGGGCTGGACATCCTCGTCAACAACGCCGGGGCCACCGTCGCCAAGCCAGCGCTCGATTACGCCGAGGAGGAGTGGGACCGCGTCATCGACACCAATCTGAAGGGCGCCTTTCTCACCGCGCAGGAGACGGCGCGCGTGATGAGGGAGCAGGGGCGGGGCGGGTCGATCGTCAACATCGCCTCCATCCTCGGGCTGCGGGTGGCCGGCCATGTCGTGGCCTACACGGCGTCGAAGGCCGGGCTGGTGCAGATGACCCAGGCGCTGGCCCTGGAATGGGCGCGTTACGGCATCCGCGTCAACGCGCTGGCCCCTGGTTACATGGAAACCGACCTGAACCGCGATTTCCTGGCGACCGACGCCGGGCAGGCGCTGATCCGGCGGGTGCCGCAGCGGCGGCTGGGGCGGCTGGCGGACCTCGACGGGCCGCTGCTGCTGCTCTGCTCCGACGCGTCGGCCTACATGACCGGGGCGGTCGTGCCGGTGGACGGCGGTCACTTGGTCAGCAGCCTGTAA
- a CDS encoding acyl-CoA synthetase, translating to MDATTPSAGLSRRTANHVPLTPLDFLRRSAMVYPDKTAVVYGPLRRSWSEVERRARALASAVSRAGVRPGEVVSVLAFNTPAMLEAHFGIPGAGAVLNAINTRLDAPAVAFILEHAESRLFLVDRGLSAVARAALERMAAPPRVVWIDDPAAQDADPVGDLEYEDFLKTGDPEAPWRMPEDEWESIALNYTSGTTGNPKGVLYHHRGAHLNALGNVITFGLRPDSVYLWTLPMFHCNGWTYPWAVTAVGATHVCLRAVDPAAIFRLIAEEKVTHLCGAPVVLTMLIHAPDAVKRAFDHGPVQVATGGAAPPSAVIAGMERMGFRLTHLYGMTECYGPSTGCAWQEGWAELPLEERAVKMARQGVPNVTMSEQTVLDPDTGREVPADGETLGELALRGNTVMKGYLKNPAATDEALRDGWLHTGDLAVLHPDRYVEIKDRAKDIIISGGENIASLEVEEVLYKHPHVMEAAVVARPDAKWGETPCAFVTLKPGSEGRVTEAEVIGWCRDHLAHFKAPRTVVFGALPKTSTGKIQKFVLREQARGL from the coding sequence GTGGACGCCACCACTCCGTCCGCAGGTCTGTCCAGGCGCACGGCCAACCATGTGCCGCTGACGCCGCTGGACTTCCTGCGCCGCTCCGCGATGGTCTATCCGGACAAGACCGCCGTGGTCTACGGCCCCCTGCGGCGGAGCTGGTCGGAGGTCGAGCGCCGCGCCCGCGCGCTGGCCTCCGCGGTGAGCCGGGCCGGCGTCCGGCCGGGGGAGGTGGTGTCGGTCCTGGCCTTCAACACCCCGGCGATGCTGGAGGCGCATTTCGGCATTCCCGGCGCCGGGGCGGTGCTGAACGCCATCAACACGCGGCTCGACGCGCCCGCCGTCGCCTTCATCCTGGAGCACGCGGAAAGCCGCCTGTTCCTGGTGGACCGCGGCCTGTCCGCGGTGGCCCGCGCCGCGCTGGAGCGCATGGCGGCCCCGCCGCGGGTGGTGTGGATCGACGATCCGGCGGCGCAGGACGCCGACCCGGTGGGCGATCTGGAGTATGAGGACTTCCTCAAGACCGGTGATCCCGAGGCGCCCTGGCGCATGCCCGAGGACGAGTGGGAGTCCATCGCGCTCAACTACACCTCCGGCACCACCGGCAACCCCAAGGGCGTTCTGTACCATCACCGCGGCGCCCATCTGAACGCGCTCGGCAACGTCATCACCTTCGGGCTGCGCCCCGACAGCGTCTATCTGTGGACGCTGCCCATGTTCCACTGCAACGGCTGGACCTACCCCTGGGCGGTGACGGCGGTCGGGGCGACCCATGTCTGCCTGCGCGCCGTCGACCCGGCGGCGATCTTCCGTCTGATCGCCGAAGAGAAGGTCACCCACCTCTGCGGCGCGCCGGTCGTGCTGACCATGCTGATCCACGCGCCGGACGCGGTGAAGCGCGCCTTCGACCACGGGCCGGTCCAGGTGGCGACCGGCGGGGCGGCGCCGCCCAGCGCGGTGATCGCGGGGATGGAGCGGATGGGCTTCCGCCTGACCCACCTCTACGGCATGACGGAATGCTACGGCCCCTCCACCGGCTGCGCGTGGCAGGAGGGCTGGGCGGAGCTGCCGCTGGAGGAACGGGCGGTGAAGATGGCCCGCCAGGGCGTGCCCAACGTCACCATGTCCGAGCAGACCGTGCTCGACCCCGACACGGGCCGCGAAGTGCCCGCCGACGGCGAGACGCTGGGCGAACTGGCGCTGCGCGGCAACACGGTGATGAAGGGTTACCTGAAGAACCCGGCGGCGACCGACGAAGCGCTGCGCGACGGTTGGCTGCACACCGGCGACCTCGCCGTGCTGCACCCCGACCGCTACGTCGAGATCAAGGACCGCGCCAAGGACATCATCATCTCCGGCGGCGAGAACATCGCCTCGCTGGAGGTCGAGGAGGTTCTCTACAAACACCCCCACGTCATGGAGGCCGCCGTCGTCGCCCGTCCCGATGCGAAATGGGGCGAGACTCCCTGCGCTTTCGTCACGCTGAAGCCGGGATCGGAGGGGCGGGTGACCGAGGCCGAGGTGATCGGCTGGTGCCGCGACCATCTCGCCCATTTCAAGGCGCCCCGGACGGTGGTGTTCGGGGCCCTTCCGAAAACCTCGACTGGGAAGATCCAGAAGTTCGTGCTGCGCGAGCAGGCGAGGGGGTTGTGA
- a CDS encoding acyl-CoA dehydrogenase family protein: protein MDFSLPPPIEEFRRRVRAFVEERILPLEADPASYDAHENIAPALLERLRGEVKAAGLWAPQMPKDRGGQGLGIVGMAAAYEEMNRSIFGPVCFNCAAPDDGNMQLLNKVATEAQKERWLQPIVDGKVRSAFAMTEPHPGGGSDPSMMKTRAERKGDRWVISGHKWFITGAGEAQHFILIARTSDDKRKGLTAFLFDKDQPGWEIVRRIPIMGPEEHGGHCELRFDGLEVSDENVLMTVGDGLKATQIRLGPARLTHCMRWTGLSKRAMEIAAAYVRERESFGTTLAGHEGVQWMMGDVAMQIEIGRLLVMKAAWQLDRGDFARKEVSMAKVHVADTLHKAVDTAIQLCGARGYSKDTALEWMYRYARQARLVDGASEVHKMVLARFYMDEGDGFWAWG, encoded by the coding sequence ATGGATTTCAGCCTGCCCCCGCCGATCGAGGAGTTCCGCCGCCGCGTGCGCGCCTTCGTGGAGGAGCGCATCCTGCCGCTGGAAGCCGACCCGGCCTCCTACGACGCGCATGAGAACATCGCGCCCGCCCTGCTGGAGCGCCTGCGCGGGGAGGTGAAGGCCGCGGGGCTGTGGGCACCGCAGATGCCGAAGGATCGCGGCGGGCAGGGGCTGGGCATCGTCGGCATGGCCGCCGCCTACGAGGAGATGAACCGCTCCATCTTCGGGCCGGTCTGCTTCAATTGTGCCGCACCCGACGACGGCAACATGCAGCTTCTCAACAAGGTGGCGACCGAGGCGCAGAAGGAGCGCTGGCTCCAGCCCATCGTCGACGGCAAGGTGCGCTCCGCCTTCGCGATGACCGAGCCGCATCCCGGCGGCGGTTCCGACCCCTCGATGATGAAGACCCGGGCGGAGCGCAAGGGCGACCGCTGGGTGATCTCCGGCCACAAATGGTTCATCACCGGGGCGGGCGAGGCGCAGCATTTCATCCTGATCGCCCGCACCTCCGACGACAAGCGCAAGGGGCTGACCGCCTTCCTGTTCGACAAGGACCAGCCCGGCTGGGAGATCGTCCGCCGCATCCCGATCATGGGGCCGGAGGAGCATGGCGGCCATTGCGAGCTGCGCTTCGACGGGCTGGAAGTCTCCGACGAGAATGTCCTGATGACGGTCGGCGACGGGCTGAAGGCCACGCAGATCCGTCTCGGCCCGGCACGGCTGACCCATTGCATGCGCTGGACCGGCCTGTCCAAGCGGGCCATGGAGATCGCCGCCGCCTATGTGCGCGAGCGCGAGAGCTTCGGCACCACGCTCGCCGGTCACGAGGGCGTGCAGTGGATGATGGGCGACGTCGCCATGCAGATCGAGATCGGGCGGCTGCTGGTCATGAAGGCGGCGTGGCAGCTCGACCGCGGCGACTTCGCCCGCAAGGAGGTGTCGATGGCCAAGGTCCATGTCGCCGACACGCTGCACAAGGCGGTGGACACGGCCATCCAGCTCTGCGGGGCCAGGGGCTATTCGAAGGACACGGCGCTGGAGTGGATGTACCGCTACGCCCGGCAGGCCCGGCTGGTGGACGGGGCGTCGGAGGTCCACAAGATGGTCCTGGCGCGATTCTACATGGACGAGGGCGACGGCTTCTGGGCCTGGGGGTGA
- a CDS encoding phosphotransferase family protein, with the protein MGALIDGESRPRLESWLAGATGATRVSVADEGTLGGGAISLNLAVTLDIDDGPQAGRHACVLRAQPGGGAASSGMKASISKAQEFAVLRAAFGAGVAAPEPIAACGDPAVLGADFYIMRRAEGIGAGHKVVKADQPQRGLARELGRQLGRLHQAGPDTPGLEGLPVPAASPALDCVHAYRDWLGDLALRDAVLAWGLRWLEIHAPPPGELVLCHRDYRTGNYLVKDGGLTAILDWEFAGFSDPMEDLGWFCARSWRFGRHDREAGGLAAREDFYAGYEETSGRRVDPRAVAYWETAAYMRWAAIAVLQGRRHTSGEEPSLELALTGRMLPEIELDLLRHIHGLGLTASAPATMGAAPSGDADEERVA; encoded by the coding sequence ATGGGCGCACTGATCGACGGGGAAAGCCGGCCGCGGCTGGAATCGTGGCTGGCCGGGGCGACCGGCGCGACGCGCGTGTCGGTGGCCGACGAAGGCACCCTGGGCGGGGGAGCCATCTCGCTCAACCTCGCGGTGACTCTGGACATCGACGACGGGCCGCAAGCCGGGCGGCACGCCTGCGTGCTGCGCGCCCAGCCGGGCGGCGGCGCGGCGTCGTCCGGCATGAAGGCCAGCATCTCCAAGGCGCAGGAGTTCGCCGTGCTGCGCGCCGCCTTCGGCGCCGGGGTGGCGGCACCCGAACCCATCGCCGCCTGCGGCGACCCGGCGGTTCTCGGCGCCGACTTCTACATCATGCGCCGCGCCGAGGGCATCGGCGCCGGGCACAAGGTGGTGAAGGCCGACCAGCCGCAGCGCGGCCTCGCCCGCGAGCTTGGCCGGCAGCTCGGCCGACTGCACCAAGCCGGGCCGGACACGCCGGGGCTGGAGGGTCTGCCGGTGCCGGCCGCGTCGCCGGCGCTCGACTGCGTCCACGCCTATCGCGACTGGCTGGGTGATCTGGCGCTGCGCGACGCCGTGCTGGCCTGGGGCCTGCGGTGGCTGGAAATCCACGCGCCGCCGCCGGGCGAGCTGGTGCTCTGCCACCGCGACTACCGCACCGGGAACTATCTGGTGAAGGACGGCGGGCTGACCGCCATCCTGGATTGGGAGTTCGCGGGATTCAGCGACCCCATGGAGGATCTCGGCTGGTTCTGCGCCCGCTCCTGGCGGTTCGGGCGCCACGACCGCGAGGCGGGCGGGCTGGCCGCGCGGGAGGATTTCTACGCCGGGTACGAGGAGACCTCGGGCCGCCGGGTGGACCCGCGGGCGGTCGCCTATTGGGAAACCGCCGCCTACATGCGCTGGGCGGCCATCGCGGTCCTCCAGGGGCGCCGCCACACCTCGGGCGAGGAGCCTTCGCTGGAACTGGCGCTGACCGGGCGGATGCTGCCGGAGATCGAATTGGACCTTTTGCGCCACATCCACGGGCTGGGGCTGACGGCGTCCGCCCCGGCGACGATGGGCGCCGCGCCGTCCGGCGATGCCGACGAAGAGAGGGTCGCCTGA